A window from Rhinolophus sinicus isolate RSC01 linkage group LG01, ASM3656204v1, whole genome shotgun sequence encodes these proteins:
- the ZNF639 gene encoding zinc finger protein 639 has product MNEYPKKRKRKTLHPSRYSDSSGISRIADGFNGIFSDHCYSVCSMRQPDLKYFDNKDDDSDTETSNDLPKFTDGIKTRNRNQNYLVPSPVLRILDHTAFSTEKSTDIEICDEECDSPESVHQQTQESPIEVHTAEDVPIAAEVHAISEDYDIETENNSSESLQDQTEEEPPAKLCKILDKSQALNVTAQQKWPLLRANSSGLYKCELCEFNSKYFSDLKQHMILKHKRTDSNVCRVCKESFSTNMLLIEHAKLHEEDPYICKYCDYKTVIFENLSQHIADTHFSDHLYWCEQCDVQFSSSSELYLHFQEHSCDEQYLCQFCEHETNDPEDLHSHVVNEHACKLIELSDKYNNGEHGQYSLLSKITFDKCKNFFVCQVCGFRSRLHTNVNRHVAIEHTKIFPHVCDDCGKGFSSMLEYCKHLNSHLSEGIYLCQYCEYSTGQIEDLKIHLDFKHSADLPHKCSDCLMRFGNERELLSHLPVHETT; this is encoded by the exons ATGAATGAATatcctaaaaagagaaaaaggaagactttACACCCTTCTCGTTATTCAG ATTCCTCTGGAATAAGCAGAATTGCAGATGGATTCAATGGAATTTTTTCTGACCATTGTTATAGTGTCTGTTCTATGAGACAaccagatttaaaatattttgacaacaAAG atgatgatTCTGATACAGAGACATCGAATGACTTGCCAAAATTTACAGATGGAATCAAGAccagaaacagaaatcagaacTATCTGGTTCCCAGTCCCGTACTTAGAATTCTAGATCACACTGCCTTTTCTACAG aaaaatctaCTGATATTGAAATTTGTGATGAAGAATGTGATTCACCTGAATCAGTCCACCAACAAACTCAAGAAAGCCCTATAGAAGTTCACACTGCTGAAGATGTTCCAATTGCTGCAGAAGTGCATGCAATTTCTGAAGATTAtgatatagagacagaaaacaattcctCTGAGAGTCTCCAAGACCAAACTGAGGAAGAGCCGCCAGCTAAACTTTGCAAGATCCTTGACAAGAGCCAAGCTTTGAATGTGACTGCCCAGCAGAAATGGCCCTTACTGAGAGCTAATAGCAGTGGCCTCTACAAATGTGAACTTTGCGAGTTcaacagcaaatatttttcagatttaaagCAGCATATGATCCTGAAGCATAAGCGTACTGATTCAAATGTGTGTCGAGTATGCAAGGAAAGTTTCTCTACCAACATGCTTCTGATCGAACACGCCAAACTGCATGAAGAGGATCCCTACATTTGTAAATACTGTGATTATAAGACAGTAATTTTTGAGAACCTCAGCCAGCACATTGCAGACACCCATTTTAGTGATCACCTTTATTGGTGTGAGCAGTGTGATGTGCAGTTCTCCTCAAGCAGTGAACTCTATCTACATTTCCAGGAGCACAGCTGTGATGAGCAGTACTTGTGTCAGTTCTGTGAACATGAGACTAATGACCCAGAAGACTTGCATAGCCATGTGGTAAATGAACACGCATGTAAACTAATAGAGTTAAGTGACAAGTATAACAATGGAGAACATGGACAGTACAGCCTCTTGAGCAAAATTACCTTTGACAAATGTAAAAACTTCTTTGTGTGCCAAGTATGTGGTTTTCGGAGTAGACTTCACACAAATGTTAACAGGCATGTTGCTATTGAACATACTAAAATTTTTCCTCATGTTTGTGATGACTGTGGGAAAGGCTTTTCAAGTATGCTGGAATATTGCAAGcatttaaattcacatttatcTGAAGGGATTTATTTATGTCAATACTGTGAATATTCAACAGGACAAATAGAAGATCTTAAAATTCATCTAGACTTCAAGCATTCAGCTGACTTACCTCATAAATGTAGTGACTGCTTGATGAGGTTTGGAAATGAAAGGGAATTATTAAGTCACCTTCCAGTCCATGAGACAACTTGA